A genomic stretch from Camelus ferus isolate YT-003-E chromosome 17, BCGSAC_Cfer_1.0, whole genome shotgun sequence includes:
- the CHDH gene encoding choline dehydrogenase, mitochondrial isoform X1, giving the protein MVPGMLQVLSNYLEWMRRKVNHHIPLSGCKKTWARSMWRILQGWRRGRLCSWGALGPHWPPGIRALAVAGPRNADEYSHVVVGAGSAGCVLAGRLTEDPDRRVLLLEAGPKDLYAGSKRLLWKIHMPAALVANLCDDRYNWCYHTEPQPGLDGRVLYWPRGRVWGGSSSLNAMVYVRGHAEDYERWQRQGAAGWDYAHCLPYFRKAQAHELGAGRYRGGDGPLRVSRAKSGHPLHRAFLEAAQQAGYPLTEDMNGFQQEGFGWMDMTIYEGKRWSTACAYLHPALSRPNLTAEAQTFVRRVLFEGTRAVGVEYVKNGQSQRAYASKEVILSGGAINSPQLLMLSGVGNADDLKKLGISVVCHLPGVGQNLQDHLEVYIQQACTRPITLHSAQKPLRKVRIGLEWLWKFTGDGATAHLETGGFIRSQAGVPHPDIQFHFLPSQVIDHGRVPAQQEAYQVHVGTMRGTSVGWLKLRSANPHDHPVIQPNYLSTEADIDDFRRCVRLTREIFAQKALAPFRGQELQPGSHIQSDKEIDAFVRAKADSAYHPACTCKMGQPSDPTAVVDPQTRVLGVENLRVVDASIMPSVVSGNLNAPTIMIAEKAADIIRGRPALWDENVPVYKPRTLATQR; this is encoded by the exons ATGGTGCCTGGCATGCTGCAGGTGCTCAGCAACTATCTCGAATGGATGAGGA gaAAAGTAAATCATCACATTCCCCTCAGTGGATGTAAGAAGACTTGGGCTAGAAGCATGTGGCGCATCCTGCAAGGCTGGAGGCGAGGGCGCCTGTGTTCATGGGGAGCCCTGGGGCCACACTGGCCCCCGGGCATCCGTGCTCTGGCCGTTGCGGGCCCCCGGAATGCGGACGAGTACAGCCATGTGGTGGTGGGTGCGGGCTCCGCCGGCTGCGTGCTGGCCGGCCGGCTCACGGAGGACCCCGACAGGCGCGTGCTGCTGCTGGAGGCCGGGCCCAAGGACTTGTACGCAGGGAGCAAGCGGCTCCTGTGGAAGATCCACATGCCCGCGGCCCTCGTGGCCAACCTGTGCGACGACAGGTACAACTGGTGCTACCACACGGAGCCGCAGCCGGGCCTGGACGGCCGGGTGCTGTACTGGCCGCGCGGCCGGGTCTGGGGCGGCTCGTCGTCCCTGAACGCCATGGTGTATGTGCGCGGGCACGCCGAGGACTACGAGCGCTGGCAGCGCCAGGGCGCGGCGGGCTGGGACTACGCGCACTGCCTGCCCTACTTCCGCAAGGCGCAGGCGCACGAGCTGGGCGCCGGCAGGTACCGCGGCGGCGACGGGCCCCTGCGCGTGTCCCGGGCCAAGAGCGGCCACCCGCTGCACCGCGCGTTCCTGGAGGCGGCGCAGCAGGCCGGCTACCCCCTCACCGAGGACATGAATGGCTTCCAGCAAGAGGGCTTCGGCTGGATGGACATGACCATCTACGAAG GCAAGCGCTGGAGCACGGCCTGTGCGTACCTGCACCCGGCGCTGAGCCGCCCCAACCTCACGGCCGAGGCCCAGACATTTGTGAGGAGGGTGCTGTTTGAAGGTACCCGTGCAGTGGGCGTGGAGTATGTCAAGAACGGCCAGAGCCAGCGG GCTTATGCCAGCAAGGAGGTGATTCTGAGCGGAGGTGCCATCAACTCTCCGCAGCTGCTCATGCTCTCCGGCGTGGGCAACGCAGACGACCTCAAGAAACTGGGCATCTCGGTGGTGTGCCACCTTCCTG GGGTTGGCCAGAACCTGCAAGATCACCTGGAGGTGTACATCCAGCAGGCGTGCACCCGCCCCATCACCCTCCACTCTGCGCAGAAGCCCTTGAGGAAGGTCCGGATTGGCCTGGAGTGGCTCTGGAAGTTCACAG GGGATGGAGCCACAGCCCATTTGGAGACAGGTGGGTTCATCCGGAGCCAGGCAGGCGTCCCCCATCCGGACATCCAGTTCCACTTCCTGCCGTCCCAGGTGATCGACCACGGGCGGGTTCCCGCGCAGCAGGAGGCTTACCAG GTGCACGTGGGGACCATGCGGGGCACAAGTGTGGGCTGGCTCAAACTGAGAAGTGCCAACCCCCACGACCACCCTGTGATCCAACCCAACTACTTGTCAACAG AAGCTGACATTGATGACTTCCGGCGGTGTGTGAGGCTAACTAGGGAAATTTTTGCACAGAAAGCCCTGGCACCATTCCGGGGGCAGGAACTCCAGCCAGGAAGCCATATCCAGTCAGATAAGGAGATAGACGCTTTCGTGCGAGCAAAAGCAGACAGCGCCTACCACCCGGCATGCACCTGCAAGATGGGCCAGCCCTCTGACCCCACTGCAGTGGTGGACCCGCAGACCAGGGTGCTCGGGGTGGAAAACCTCCGGGTGGTCGATGCCTCCATCATGCCCAGTGTGGTCAGTGGCAACCTGAACGCCCCCACCATCATGATCGCAGAGAAGGCAGCTGACATCATTAGGGGGCGGCCGGCACTCTGGGACGAGAATGTCCCCGTCTACAAGCCCAGGACCCTGGCCACCCAGCGTTGA
- the CHDH gene encoding choline dehydrogenase, mitochondrial isoform X2, producing MWRILQGWRRGRLCSWGALGPHWPPGIRALAVAGPRNADEYSHVVVGAGSAGCVLAGRLTEDPDRRVLLLEAGPKDLYAGSKRLLWKIHMPAALVANLCDDRYNWCYHTEPQPGLDGRVLYWPRGRVWGGSSSLNAMVYVRGHAEDYERWQRQGAAGWDYAHCLPYFRKAQAHELGAGRYRGGDGPLRVSRAKSGHPLHRAFLEAAQQAGYPLTEDMNGFQQEGFGWMDMTIYEGKRWSTACAYLHPALSRPNLTAEAQTFVRRVLFEGTRAVGVEYVKNGQSQRAYASKEVILSGGAINSPQLLMLSGVGNADDLKKLGISVVCHLPGVGQNLQDHLEVYIQQACTRPITLHSAQKPLRKVRIGLEWLWKFTGDGATAHLETGGFIRSQAGVPHPDIQFHFLPSQVIDHGRVPAQQEAYQVHVGTMRGTSVGWLKLRSANPHDHPVIQPNYLSTEADIDDFRRCVRLTREIFAQKALAPFRGQELQPGSHIQSDKEIDAFVRAKADSAYHPACTCKMGQPSDPTAVVDPQTRVLGVENLRVVDASIMPSVVSGNLNAPTIMIAEKAADIIRGRPALWDENVPVYKPRTLATQR from the exons ATGTGGCGCATCCTGCAAGGCTGGAGGCGAGGGCGCCTGTGTTCATGGGGAGCCCTGGGGCCACACTGGCCCCCGGGCATCCGTGCTCTGGCCGTTGCGGGCCCCCGGAATGCGGACGAGTACAGCCATGTGGTGGTGGGTGCGGGCTCCGCCGGCTGCGTGCTGGCCGGCCGGCTCACGGAGGACCCCGACAGGCGCGTGCTGCTGCTGGAGGCCGGGCCCAAGGACTTGTACGCAGGGAGCAAGCGGCTCCTGTGGAAGATCCACATGCCCGCGGCCCTCGTGGCCAACCTGTGCGACGACAGGTACAACTGGTGCTACCACACGGAGCCGCAGCCGGGCCTGGACGGCCGGGTGCTGTACTGGCCGCGCGGCCGGGTCTGGGGCGGCTCGTCGTCCCTGAACGCCATGGTGTATGTGCGCGGGCACGCCGAGGACTACGAGCGCTGGCAGCGCCAGGGCGCGGCGGGCTGGGACTACGCGCACTGCCTGCCCTACTTCCGCAAGGCGCAGGCGCACGAGCTGGGCGCCGGCAGGTACCGCGGCGGCGACGGGCCCCTGCGCGTGTCCCGGGCCAAGAGCGGCCACCCGCTGCACCGCGCGTTCCTGGAGGCGGCGCAGCAGGCCGGCTACCCCCTCACCGAGGACATGAATGGCTTCCAGCAAGAGGGCTTCGGCTGGATGGACATGACCATCTACGAAG GCAAGCGCTGGAGCACGGCCTGTGCGTACCTGCACCCGGCGCTGAGCCGCCCCAACCTCACGGCCGAGGCCCAGACATTTGTGAGGAGGGTGCTGTTTGAAGGTACCCGTGCAGTGGGCGTGGAGTATGTCAAGAACGGCCAGAGCCAGCGG GCTTATGCCAGCAAGGAGGTGATTCTGAGCGGAGGTGCCATCAACTCTCCGCAGCTGCTCATGCTCTCCGGCGTGGGCAACGCAGACGACCTCAAGAAACTGGGCATCTCGGTGGTGTGCCACCTTCCTG GGGTTGGCCAGAACCTGCAAGATCACCTGGAGGTGTACATCCAGCAGGCGTGCACCCGCCCCATCACCCTCCACTCTGCGCAGAAGCCCTTGAGGAAGGTCCGGATTGGCCTGGAGTGGCTCTGGAAGTTCACAG GGGATGGAGCCACAGCCCATTTGGAGACAGGTGGGTTCATCCGGAGCCAGGCAGGCGTCCCCCATCCGGACATCCAGTTCCACTTCCTGCCGTCCCAGGTGATCGACCACGGGCGGGTTCCCGCGCAGCAGGAGGCTTACCAG GTGCACGTGGGGACCATGCGGGGCACAAGTGTGGGCTGGCTCAAACTGAGAAGTGCCAACCCCCACGACCACCCTGTGATCCAACCCAACTACTTGTCAACAG AAGCTGACATTGATGACTTCCGGCGGTGTGTGAGGCTAACTAGGGAAATTTTTGCACAGAAAGCCCTGGCACCATTCCGGGGGCAGGAACTCCAGCCAGGAAGCCATATCCAGTCAGATAAGGAGATAGACGCTTTCGTGCGAGCAAAAGCAGACAGCGCCTACCACCCGGCATGCACCTGCAAGATGGGCCAGCCCTCTGACCCCACTGCAGTGGTGGACCCGCAGACCAGGGTGCTCGGGGTGGAAAACCTCCGGGTGGTCGATGCCTCCATCATGCCCAGTGTGGTCAGTGGCAACCTGAACGCCCCCACCATCATGATCGCAGAGAAGGCAGCTGACATCATTAGGGGGCGGCCGGCACTCTGGGACGAGAATGTCCCCGTCTACAAGCCCAGGACCCTGGCCACCCAGCGTTGA